From the genome of Thermococcus sp.:
AACCAGGAGTCTCTCAAAGGTTCTGAGTCTTCTCTCAAAGATTATCGAGGAAGAGACGAAGGAAGTCGTCCCGAAGAGGACGGAAATTGAAACTAAACCAGGGGCAAGGTGATCAACGTCGCCGAAGCGAACTGCAAAAGCCAAGGTGAAAACCAGCGGAAAAACGATGCCCCAGCTTATCGAACCGGGTTTTAGAACGTATTCCTTAAGCTCCTTTTCAGCTATAGCGAGAACCTTCAAAGCGGACACCCCCCGCAGGGACAACCCTTGGTCAGCTCAACGAAAACGTCCTCAACGCTCGGAACCTCTGTGCAGAGGCTCTCAATCCTGAAGCCAAGCTCGGCCTTTAAGGAGTACAGCCTTTCGAGGAATTCATCAACGTTTTCAACCTCCAGAATGAGCCTCCCTCATCAAAGGAAACGTTGTACTCTTCCAGGGCCCTCAGGAGGGAAGACGTCAAAGGCTCAACCGAGAGCTTTACCACGACCTTCTTTCCAATTAACTTTGCGAGTTCGCTCCTCTTGCCTTCGGCTACTATCCTTCCCTCCCTCATTATCGCTATCCTCTGCGGAATCGTCCCAGCTTCAACCATATTGTGAGTTGTTATAAAGACAGTCATGCCCTTTTTATTCAGAACCCTAATGAGAGCCCTGACGGCCTTGGCGGAGTGAACGTCCAGCCCGTTGGTCGGCTCATCGAGGAAGAGGACTTCAGGCTCGTGAATCAGGGCGGAGGCTATCGTCACTCTCCGCTTAAAGCCCGTGCTCAATTTTCCAAACTTCCTATTGGCTGGAAGTTCAAACTCCCTTATTAGCTCCTCGACCCTCTCAATGGGGGCATCGTAGAGCTTCGCCATGAACCTCAGGTTGTCCCTCACGGTGAGCTCATCGTAGAGGTTCGAAACGTCCGGAACAAGGCCTATTGACCTCCTAACCGCGAGCCTCTCCCTTTTGACGTCGAAGCCGCTGATATAGGCCTCCCCGGAGGTAATTGAGGTTAAGGTCGTTAACATTCTCACAGTGGTCGTCTTTCCGGCACCGTTGGGGCCCAGCAGGGCAAAGGCTTCACCTTTCTTCACACTAAAGCTGACACCCCTTACTGCCTCGAAGTCACCGTAGCGCTTGACGAGGTTCTTAGCTATTATCGCTTCCGCCATAGCAGAACCCCCAACAGCAAGATAGTCAGGAGCAGGGAAAGACCAACGTAGGGGTTAAAGCCAATCTCCTCGGTTTTCTCTGTTGGGGTAACGGTAGGTTGGGCCTCGCCGAGGGACCATGCCTCAATGACGCTGTAGCAGTTTTGAACATCATGGGAGCCGTATTCCGTCAGGAAGTAGCCCTTGGGCGAAAAGGCGACGTGGTAAGCGGTCCCGTTGAAGCGCTGGAACCACACAACTGTCCCGTTGGGCGCTACAAGCTCGGCCGTTTTCCCGTAGCTTACGAGGGTGTAATTATCCCTAGTTCCAACGTCGTAGGCGTAGCCGATTAGGGGGACTGAGTAGATAGCTCTTCCATCGAGGGCAAAAAGGGTAACGTTCCCGAAGTTCCCGGCAACCGCGATGCCCTTCCCATCGGTATCAACGGCCCTGGCATAACCACTGAACTTTTTCTTCCAGAGGACCTTCCCGTTTTCATCAAACGCTACAAGCTCACTCCACAACTCTGACTGCGGAACCAAGAGGGCCACAATCTCATTTTGAACCACCAGGACTTTCCTAACCGGGCCGAGATTGGTTCTCCACAGGGGTTGTCCGGAAG
Proteins encoded in this window:
- a CDS encoding ABC transporter ATP-binding protein — encoded protein: MAEAIIAKNLVKRYGDFEAVRGVSFSVKKGEAFALLGPNGAGKTTTVRMLTTLTSITSGEAYISGFDVKRERLAVRRSIGLVPDVSNLYDELTVRDNLRFMAKLYDAPIERVEELIREFELPANRKFGKLSTGFKRRVTIASALIHEPEVLFLDEPTNGLDVHSAKAVRALIRVLNKKGMTVFITTHNMVEAGTIPQRIAIMREGRIVAEGKRSELAKLIGKKVVVKLSVEPLTSSLLRALEEYNVSFDEGGSFWRLKTLMNSSKGCTP